A region from the Tahibacter amnicola genome encodes:
- a CDS encoding bifunctional chorismate mutase/prephenate dehydrogenase, with the protein MDIPQLRAQLDQIDRDLVYLAAERQRIVAEIGRSKRGTGRPLRDFKREKEVLDNVRGHAREAGIDPELAAGLMELLIGASLTRQEQDTVRALSQGNGRRALVIGGNGRMGGWFARFLDAQGFAVEIGDPTGAPEGFARRERWDAGPLDHDLIVVATPLRPAARILAGLASHRPPGIVFDLGSIKTPLRESLQALQAAGVRTTSIHPMFGPSANVLAGRHVILIDTGNRDALEAARALFASTTAVTVEMDLDEHDQMIALVLGLSHALNIAFTAALAGSGVAPERLRAVSSTTFGAQLAIAEGVARENPHLYFEIQSLNAHNGPALTALDEAVHTLLAAVRSGDEQQFVDLMSRGRDYLHALPE; encoded by the coding sequence ATGGACATACCGCAATTACGTGCCCAGCTTGATCAGATCGATCGGGACCTGGTGTACCTGGCCGCCGAACGGCAGCGTATTGTTGCCGAGATCGGCCGCAGCAAGCGCGGTACCGGCCGGCCGCTGCGCGACTTCAAGCGCGAGAAGGAAGTGCTGGACAACGTCCGTGGCCACGCCCGCGAGGCAGGCATCGATCCGGAGCTGGCGGCCGGGCTGATGGAACTACTGATCGGCGCGTCGCTGACCCGGCAGGAGCAGGACACCGTGCGTGCGCTTTCCCAGGGCAATGGCCGGCGCGCGCTGGTGATCGGCGGCAATGGCCGCATGGGCGGCTGGTTCGCGCGATTCCTGGACGCACAGGGCTTCGCGGTGGAAATCGGCGATCCGACCGGTGCTCCCGAGGGTTTCGCCCGGCGTGAACGGTGGGATGCAGGCCCACTCGACCACGACCTGATCGTCGTGGCAACACCGCTGCGCCCCGCCGCGCGCATCCTGGCGGGACTGGCATCGCATCGACCGCCCGGCATCGTGTTCGACCTCGGTTCGATCAAGACGCCCCTGCGCGAATCGCTGCAGGCCCTGCAGGCCGCGGGTGTCCGCACCACGTCGATCCATCCGATGTTCGGCCCTTCGGCGAATGTCCTGGCGGGGCGGCACGTGATCCTGATCGACACTGGCAATCGCGACGCCCTGGAAGCGGCCCGCGCCCTGTTCGCCTCGACCACGGCGGTGACGGTCGAGATGGACCTGGACGAACACGACCAGATGATTGCGCTGGTACTGGGTCTGTCGCACGCGCTCAATATCGCCTTCACGGCGGCGCTCGCCGGCAGCGGCGTGGCGCCCGAGCGCCTGCGCGCGGTTTCGTCCACCACGTTCGGCGCACAGTTGGCGATCGCCGAGGGTGTGGCGCGGGAAAATCCACACCTGTACTTCGAGATCCAGTCGCTCAATGCGCACAACGGGCCGGCCCTGACAGCGCTGGACGAGGCCGTGCATACGCTGCTGGCCGCCGTGCGCAGCGGCGATGAGCAGCAGTTCGTCGACCTGATGAGCCGCGGCCGCGATTACCTGCACGCCCTGCCCGAGTGA
- a CDS encoding DUF1328 domain-containing protein, translated as MLKLALIFAVISLVAGALGFTGVAGASAGIAKIIFGIFLVLLLLALLGLVLGINLAL; from the coding sequence ATGCTCAAGCTTGCTCTGATCTTTGCGGTGATCTCGCTGGTAGCCGGTGCGTTGGGTTTCACCGGCGTGGCCGGTGCATCCGCAGGAATTGCCAAGATCATCTTCGGCATTTTCCTGGTGCTGTTGCTGCTCGCGCTCCTGGGGCTGGTCCTGGGCATCAATCTCGCGCTCTAG
- a CDS encoding YggN family protein: protein MKSLSFVVAASFALSAPVGAAGISSCGIDSRYDVSLDRAGLIFEQAKAIPARIEMRKGQLLVDGRELKLNAADRARLAEYEATLRALVPQGKAIARDAVDIAFTAVSEVVASLAGEAGQSSVRSRMNEIRARIRDGIDDAFEDKPWRQTDFENLVESTVKELLPVIAAEVAGRAVSIALSGDAEAAARLESAAEKLQHDIEKRISTQTQQLAARVATLCPMIAQLDRIESDLDVRLDGGARIDLIGFERD from the coding sequence ATGAAATCCCTGTCGTTCGTAGTGGCCGCCAGTTTCGCCCTCAGCGCTCCGGTGGGGGCGGCGGGAATCAGCTCGTGCGGAATCGACAGCCGCTACGATGTCTCCTTGGACCGTGCGGGCCTGATTTTCGAACAGGCGAAGGCCATTCCTGCCCGCATCGAAATGCGCAAAGGCCAGTTACTGGTGGATGGCCGCGAGCTGAAGCTCAACGCCGCGGACCGCGCCCGTCTGGCCGAATACGAAGCCACGCTGCGCGCACTCGTGCCCCAGGGCAAGGCGATCGCGCGCGATGCCGTGGACATCGCGTTCACGGCCGTCAGTGAAGTGGTCGCCAGCCTCGCAGGCGAAGCCGGTCAATCCAGCGTCCGCTCGCGGATGAACGAAATCCGCGCACGCATCCGCGACGGCATCGATGACGCCTTTGAGGACAAGCCGTGGCGCCAGACGGATTTCGAAAACCTCGTCGAATCCACAGTCAAGGAACTGCTGCCGGTCATCGCCGCGGAAGTGGCGGGCCGTGCAGTATCGATTGCCTTGAGTGGCGACGCCGAAGCCGCCGCGCGACTGGAATCGGCCGCCGAGAAGCTGCAGCACGACATTGAAAAACGCATCAGCACGCAGACCCAGCAGCTGGCCGCACGCGTGGCGACGCTCTGCCCGATGATTGCCCAGCTCGATCGCATCGAGTCGGATCTGGATGTCCGGCTCGACGGCGGCGCGCGAATTGACCTGATCGGTTTCGAGCGCGACTGA
- a CDS encoding glutathione S-transferase family protein, with amino-acid sequence MYTLYYSPGAASMLPHLLLIEAQAPYELRPVDLAAGGQRDPEYLKLNPNGVVPTLLVNEAPYYEAAALAQLIAENHPEAALAPPLGTARRATYLQWMTHLANTLQPAYRLWFYPGDAGAVDPDAVKAAARQKIETIWERIDALLSDGRAYFVGDGPTALDFYALMLMRWSRNMPRPATEWPHLKAFAERMKARPSWKTLYEREGLTEWA; translated from the coding sequence ATGTACACGCTCTATTACTCGCCCGGCGCCGCCAGCATGCTGCCGCACCTGCTCCTGATCGAAGCCCAGGCGCCCTACGAACTGCGCCCGGTCGACCTTGCAGCCGGCGGCCAGCGCGATCCGGAATACCTCAAGTTGAATCCCAACGGCGTCGTGCCGACGCTGCTGGTCAATGAAGCCCCGTACTACGAAGCCGCCGCGCTGGCACAGCTGATCGCCGAGAATCATCCGGAAGCCGCCCTCGCGCCGCCCCTGGGCACCGCGCGTCGCGCAACCTACCTGCAATGGATGACCCACCTGGCCAATACGCTGCAGCCGGCCTACCGCCTGTGGTTCTACCCGGGCGACGCTGGCGCGGTCGATCCGGACGCGGTCAAGGCAGCAGCGCGGCAGAAGATCGAAACAATCTGGGAACGCATTGACGCGCTCCTGTCCGACGGGCGCGCGTACTTTGTCGGCGACGGGCCGACAGCGCTGGACTTCTATGCCCTGATGCTGATGCGCTGGTCGCGCAATATGCCCAGGCCGGCGACCGAGTGGCCGCACCTGAAAGCCTTCGCCGAACGCATGAAGGCACGCCCGTCGTGGAAGACCCTCTACGAGCGCGAAGGCCTCACCGAATGGGCCTGA
- a CDS encoding DUF2987 domain-containing protein, whose product MKFALLALSLFSSTAVLADTQPYRSFYESLEPLQRIKDLRHVQADARLSGKEAGVAPEWIRMVIKSRSGDIPITVGADGRFTFPLDQRLFEEDPPVESTPSSDLLKLTVTFSARIEPAKSYHYAQFVAVADDYKEGLSRQDFLWRMRAPSFKGMVLRFPKGAEAVATVHLADGALRIASDEKDELRIPDKRAWRKENPRVELSVVPESVKLDL is encoded by the coding sequence GTGAAATTCGCTCTGCTGGCGCTTTCCCTGTTTTCTTCCACAGCGGTTCTGGCTGATACGCAGCCCTACCGTTCCTTCTACGAATCCCTTGAACCCCTGCAACGCATCAAGGACCTGCGCCACGTGCAGGCTGATGCGCGCCTGTCGGGGAAGGAAGCGGGCGTAGCCCCCGAGTGGATCCGGATGGTCATCAAAAGCCGCAGCGGCGATATCCCCATCACCGTCGGCGCGGACGGCCGTTTCACGTTCCCGCTGGATCAGCGTCTGTTCGAGGAGGACCCGCCGGTGGAATCCACCCCGTCGTCGGACCTGCTGAAACTGACCGTGACCTTCTCCGCGCGTATCGAACCGGCAAAGAGCTACCACTACGCGCAGTTCGTCGCCGTCGCTGACGACTACAAAGAAGGACTGTCCCGCCAGGACTTCCTCTGGCGCATGAGGGCGCCGTCGTTCAAGGGGATGGTGCTGCGCTTTCCCAAGGGCGCCGAAGCGGTGGCCACCGTGCACCTGGCCGATGGCGCGCTGCGCATCGCCAGCGACGAGAAAGACGAACTGCGCATTCCCGACAAGCGCGCCTGGCGCAAGGAGAATCCGCGCGTTGAGCTGAGCGTGGTGCCCGAGTCGGTCAAGCTGGATCTGTAG
- a CDS encoding 2OG-Fe dioxygenase family protein, with translation MTFPLAATAGSGVDALHAALDRAGFCFLDAVQMRPLLQAQGALSDWGAFADSWNTLAMDNHMADRGRYRRRRHAVFVTARDGDIRRLEHQPHYQSLEYNALNGGIARWFEPVSAAAGEGASLRVILTFCRDLFGALAPSVSGWRIEVHQFRIEARAGEPGLPTPEGVHRDGVDYVLVLMIGRHNIASGTTTIHLPDGTSLGQFTLRQPFDAALVDDARVCHGVTPVEPIDPARPAYRDVLVVTFKAQAPRVARR, from the coding sequence ATGACCTTCCCTCTTGCTGCCACTGCCGGTTCCGGCGTCGACGCGTTGCACGCCGCACTGGATCGCGCCGGCTTCTGCTTCCTCGATGCCGTGCAGATGCGACCCCTGCTGCAGGCGCAGGGCGCGCTGTCGGATTGGGGCGCGTTCGCCGACAGCTGGAATACGCTGGCGATGGACAACCACATGGCCGACCGCGGGCGCTACCGGCGCCGGCGCCATGCTGTCTTCGTCACCGCGCGCGATGGGGACATCCGTCGCCTGGAGCACCAGCCGCATTACCAGAGCCTGGAATACAACGCCCTGAACGGCGGTATTGCGCGCTGGTTCGAACCGGTGTCGGCGGCGGCCGGCGAAGGTGCCAGCCTGCGCGTGATTCTCACCTTCTGCCGCGATCTCTTCGGCGCGCTGGCACCGTCGGTTTCCGGATGGCGTATCGAGGTGCACCAGTTCCGTATCGAAGCCCGCGCGGGCGAGCCGGGCCTGCCCACGCCCGAAGGCGTGCATCGTGACGGAGTGGATTATGTGCTCGTGCTGATGATCGGGCGGCACAACATCGCCAGCGGTACGACGACCATCCACCTGCCCGACGGCACCTCGCTCGGCCAATTCACCCTGCGCCAGCCCTTCGATGCCGCGCTGGTCGACGATGCACGCGTGTGCCACGGCGTCACGCCGGTCGAGCCGATCGACCCTGCGCGCCCGGCCTATCGCGACGTGCTGGTGGTCACGTTCAAGGCGCAGGCACCACGCGTCGCGCGTCGTTGA
- a CDS encoding HD domain-containing protein, with protein MTTSSDAPLDLPALMEAELAAAYTVPQRFYHSADHVEEVLEHFAEVAAGPGWEHPREVYLAVLYHDAIYEPGRRDNEARSADLAVRAVNTHLPDAGIDTVYLAELIHLTARHGHLRPADVDRDSALFLDCDMAILAAPAARFAAYDAAIAQEYRGRLPQWMFRHLRRRFLRGLLDAPRIYLSDYFHDRLDATARENLRQLLSARNPLKASAGR; from the coding sequence ATGACGACCTCGTCTGACGCCCCGCTGGACCTTCCCGCCCTGATGGAAGCGGAGCTGGCCGCCGCCTATACCGTTCCGCAGCGCTTCTACCACTCCGCCGATCACGTCGAAGAAGTGCTCGAGCACTTTGCCGAGGTGGCGGCAGGCCCGGGCTGGGAGCATCCGCGCGAGGTTTACCTCGCGGTGCTATATCACGATGCGATCTATGAGCCCGGCCGGCGCGACAACGAAGCACGCAGCGCGGACCTGGCCGTGCGCGCCGTCAACACGCACCTGCCGGACGCCGGCATTGACACGGTCTACCTGGCCGAACTGATCCACCTGACGGCGCGGCATGGCCATCTCCGGCCGGCCGACGTCGACCGGGACAGTGCCCTGTTCCTGGACTGCGACATGGCCATCCTGGCGGCACCGGCGGCACGCTTTGCCGCCTACGACGCAGCCATCGCGCAGGAATACCGCGGCCGCCTGCCGCAGTGGATGTTCCGGCACCTGCGCCGGCGCTTCCTGCGCGGCCTGCTCGATGCGCCGCGGATCTACCTGTCCGACTACTTCCACGATCGGCTCGACGCCACCGCGCGCGAAAACCTGCGCCAGCTGCTGTCGGCGCGCAATCCGCTCAAGGCCAGCGCGGGACGTTGA
- a CDS encoding ABC transporter ATP-binding protein, with protein sequence MNQCALRLEGLVQAYGTRRVLDQLDLTIQPGEFVALIGPNGSGKTTLLKCLAGIITPQSGTVLVGGVDMTRDAHGAKARLGFAVDPPLLPPLLTGRQCLELFASVRDLPAIPASTLQLADALAFSHWLDREVHSYSLGTRQKLGILLGLIGEPPLIVLDEPMNGLDPLSAFALKQHLVTLTRDHGTAVLLATHALEVAERFISRAVLLIDGRLVRQWDTATLDAIRHDPDASLEQVMVEALAAHGASREA encoded by the coding sequence ATGAATCAATGCGCATTGCGCCTGGAAGGGCTGGTGCAGGCCTACGGAACCCGACGCGTGCTCGACCAGCTGGACCTGACGATCCAGCCCGGTGAGTTCGTGGCACTGATCGGACCGAACGGTTCGGGCAAGACCACCCTGCTCAAATGCCTGGCCGGCATCATCACGCCGCAGTCCGGCACCGTGCTGGTCGGTGGCGTGGACATGACGCGCGATGCGCACGGCGCCAAGGCGCGCCTGGGCTTCGCAGTCGATCCACCACTGTTGCCGCCGCTGCTGACGGGCCGCCAGTGCCTTGAACTCTTCGCCAGCGTGCGCGACCTGCCCGCCATACCGGCATCGACCCTGCAGCTGGCCGATGCGCTGGCTTTCTCGCACTGGCTGGATCGCGAAGTGCACAGCTATTCGCTGGGGACCCGGCAGAAACTGGGCATCCTGCTCGGCCTGATCGGCGAGCCGCCGCTGATCGTGCTGGACGAGCCCATGAACGGCCTGGATCCATTGAGCGCGTTTGCGCTCAAGCAGCACCTGGTGACACTCACGCGCGACCATGGCACTGCAGTACTGCTGGCCACGCACGCGCTGGAGGTGGCGGAGCGGTTTATCAGCCGTGCCGTGCTGCTGATCGACGGACGTCTGGTACGCCAGTGGGATACCGCAACGCTCGACGCCATCCGGCATGATCCGGACGCCTCGCTCGAGCAGGTGATGGTCGAGGCCCTTGCCGCCCACGGCGCCTCCCGGGAAGCCTGA
- the ypfJ gene encoding KPN_02809 family neutral zinc metallopeptidase, with protein MLWQRGRRSENVVSAEGGGSRRYGGGGGKIGLGGVAIVLVISLLTGKNPLEILSLLSGGGGPVAPQTTGAPPPGETTDFVRAILGSTEDVWNAQFAGAGGQYQVPQLVLFSGGVSSACGMASSAVGPFYCPGDHRVYLDASFFQEMDTRFQAAGDFARAYVIAHEVGHHVQNLMGVMRRTEEARRRGEPMEGAQGLSVRQELQADCLAGVWAHQAQRELQWLERGDVEAALAAATAIGDDRLQQQSRGRVVPDSFTHGTSAQRVQWFRRGLEQGKVSSCDTFAAARI; from the coding sequence ATGCTCTGGCAACGTGGACGACGCAGCGAGAACGTGGTCTCGGCGGAGGGTGGCGGGTCGCGCCGTTACGGCGGCGGCGGCGGCAAGATCGGCCTGGGTGGCGTGGCCATCGTGCTTGTTATCAGCCTGCTCACCGGCAAGAACCCGCTGGAGATTCTTTCGCTGCTCTCGGGCGGGGGCGGGCCCGTGGCTCCCCAGACGACGGGCGCGCCACCGCCCGGTGAAACCACCGACTTCGTGCGCGCCATCCTGGGCAGCACCGAGGACGTCTGGAACGCTCAGTTCGCCGGTGCCGGCGGCCAGTACCAGGTGCCGCAGCTGGTGCTCTTCAGCGGCGGCGTGTCATCGGCCTGCGGGATGGCTTCGTCCGCCGTCGGGCCCTTCTATTGCCCGGGCGACCATCGCGTCTACCTCGACGCCAGCTTCTTCCAGGAAATGGACACTCGCTTCCAGGCCGCGGGGGATTTCGCACGCGCCTATGTCATCGCCCACGAAGTGGGTCATCACGTGCAGAACCTGATGGGCGTGATGCGCCGTACCGAGGAAGCGCGCCGGCGCGGCGAACCCATGGAAGGCGCGCAGGGTCTTTCCGTGCGCCAGGAACTGCAGGCGGACTGCCTGGCCGGCGTGTGGGCGCACCAGGCGCAACGGGAACTGCAATGGCTGGAGCGCGGCGATGTCGAAGCCGCACTGGCCGCCGCGACGGCGATCGGGGACGACCGCCTGCAACAGCAATCGCGTGGCCGCGTCGTTCCTGATTCCTTCACCCACGGAACATCGGCACAGCGTGTGCAGTGGTTCCGGCGCGGACTGGAACAGGGCAAGGTCAGCAGTTGCGACACGTTCGCCGCCGCGCGGATCTGA
- a CDS encoding lysoplasmalogenase, translating into MKPWHWITGVVVMALLAIASTLAGNAPLHYLSKPTATLLALGLALTGPAVSAAYRRWIAVGLVFSTGGDVFLMLPGDWFVFGLASFLCAHVAYLVAFTRDSAFGRPLWPFAAYAILAGGVLSWLWPDLPPDLRIPVVAYVAVLAAMASQAASRRISAAGVPGTWLAALGGGVFVVSDALLAIDRFQGGLPAGRAWVLSAYWTAQVLIALSVVPAAARARTTAGEASVLPVR; encoded by the coding sequence ATGAAGCCGTGGCACTGGATCACCGGCGTCGTCGTCATGGCCCTCCTGGCCATCGCTTCCACGCTCGCGGGCAACGCACCGCTGCACTACCTGTCAAAGCCGACGGCGACGTTGCTGGCGCTGGGCCTGGCGCTGACGGGGCCTGCGGTGTCCGCGGCCTACCGGCGCTGGATCGCGGTGGGACTGGTCTTCTCCACCGGCGGCGACGTTTTCCTCATGTTGCCGGGCGACTGGTTCGTGTTTGGTCTGGCCAGTTTCCTGTGCGCACATGTGGCCTACCTGGTGGCCTTCACGCGCGACAGTGCCTTCGGGCGCCCGCTCTGGCCCTTTGCGGCCTACGCGATACTGGCCGGCGGCGTGCTGAGCTGGCTGTGGCCGGACCTGCCGCCGGATCTGCGCATCCCCGTCGTCGCCTACGTTGCCGTGCTGGCCGCGATGGCCAGCCAGGCCGCGTCGCGCCGGATCAGCGCCGCGGGCGTGCCGGGCACCTGGCTGGCGGCCCTGGGGGGCGGCGTGTTCGTGGTGTCGGACGCCTTGCTGGCAATCGATCGATTCCAGGGTGGCCTGCCGGCGGGACGCGCCTGGGTGCTCTCGGCCTACTGGACGGCGCAGGTGCTGATCGCGCTTTCCGTCGTACCGGCCGCCGCGCGCGCGCGCACGACCGCGGGCGAAGCATCGGTGCTACCGGTACGATAG
- a CDS encoding alkaline phosphatase D family protein: MQHLLRRCALLLSAILAFSATAGAAVVNYNQCRQPFAYGGSTYWGTTNRDNGGIQWCYLTTPQGGSTWANVDTTTIPVRRTVTGENCLPTTRVGNETVAGCVASGGNQPWCELSGGRTGTCQTPQAAAHTLPVPFSNVSSIAFGSCWHTGATTSHTLNRVISQRPDLFLWLGDNIYGDTTDMNLMRSKYDAKKSYPAYRAFLDARIPVMATWDDHDLGLNNAGVNYTMRPQSQLEFLRHFDAPSNDPRWFGQPGIYNAQMFGNGIDRNRVHVIMLDARSNRSATFRMHGACRGDQSDMLGPNQWAWLEAELDREAEITVIASGIQVLPPLHRGRALTDYCAYGDGRQFNDAINTLGEGTVSGTTYESWAEMPQQRLRLLRLAQLAVNRGNTKAVVFVSGDQHWGEVMRKVVPASSSHGAAVPVYEITASGIEQNWPTTVENPNRMPVYADTRGGGENTNRCLFPFSYKGVTYRGCTSVDDTRPWCYFQRDASNVGIAGQWGYCATAGEQTPVGRFDTLSPRISALTTNDYYLVNKANSNYGLITVDWTRREVRLSVQTDQEEAVAAAIPFF, translated from the coding sequence ATGCAGCACCTGCTCCGCCGTTGCGCTTTGCTGCTTTCTGCCATTTTGGCCTTTTCCGCGACCGCCGGCGCCGCGGTGGTCAACTACAACCAGTGCCGCCAGCCATTCGCCTACGGCGGCAGCACCTACTGGGGCACCACCAACCGCGACAACGGCGGTATCCAGTGGTGTTACCTCACCACGCCACAAGGCGGCAGTACCTGGGCCAACGTCGACACCACGACGATTCCGGTCCGCCGCACGGTCACCGGCGAGAACTGCCTTCCGACCACCCGCGTGGGCAACGAAACCGTGGCCGGCTGCGTGGCCTCGGGCGGCAACCAGCCCTGGTGCGAACTCTCCGGCGGACGTACCGGCACCTGCCAGACGCCGCAGGCCGCTGCACATACGCTGCCCGTGCCTTTCAGCAACGTCTCCTCCATCGCCTTCGGCTCCTGCTGGCACACCGGCGCCACGACGTCCCATACGCTCAACCGCGTGATCAGCCAGCGCCCCGACCTGTTCCTGTGGCTGGGCGACAACATCTACGGCGACACGACGGACATGAACCTGATGCGCAGCAAGTACGACGCGAAGAAGTCCTACCCGGCCTACCGCGCCTTCCTCGACGCACGCATCCCCGTCATGGCGACCTGGGACGACCACGACCTGGGCCTCAACAATGCCGGCGTGAACTACACGATGCGTCCGCAAAGCCAGCTCGAATTCCTGCGTCACTTCGATGCCCCGTCCAACGACCCACGCTGGTTCGGCCAGCCCGGCATCTACAACGCGCAGATGTTCGGCAACGGGATCGACCGCAACCGCGTGCACGTGATCATGCTCGATGCGCGTTCCAACCGCAGCGCGACTTTCCGGATGCACGGCGCCTGCCGCGGCGACCAGTCGGACATGCTCGGCCCCAACCAGTGGGCATGGCTGGAAGCCGAACTCGACCGGGAAGCCGAGATCACGGTGATTGCCAGCGGCATCCAGGTCTTGCCCCCGCTGCACCGGGGTCGGGCACTCACCGACTACTGTGCCTACGGCGACGGCCGGCAGTTCAACGACGCCATCAACACGCTCGGCGAGGGCACCGTCAGCGGGACCACCTATGAAAGCTGGGCGGAAATGCCGCAGCAGCGCCTGCGTCTGCTGCGGCTGGCGCAGCTGGCGGTCAACCGCGGCAACACCAAGGCGGTCGTCTTCGTCAGCGGCGACCAGCACTGGGGCGAGGTGATGCGCAAAGTGGTACCGGCCTCGTCCAGTCACGGCGCAGCCGTACCGGTGTATGAAATCACTGCCTCGGGCATCGAGCAGAACTGGCCCACTACGGTGGAGAACCCCAATCGCATGCCAGTCTATGCGGACACGCGTGGCGGCGGCGAGAACACCAACCGCTGTCTGTTTCCGTTCTCCTACAAGGGCGTCACCTATCGTGGCTGCACCAGCGTCGACGACACGCGCCCCTGGTGCTACTTCCAGCGCGACGCCAGCAACGTGGGCATTGCGGGGCAATGGGGCTATTGCGCCACCGCCGGCGAACAGACGCCGGTGGGACGCTTCGATACCTTGAGTCCGCGGATCAGCGCACTCACCACCAACGACTACTACCTGGTGAACAAGGCCAACTCCAACTACGGCCTGATCACGGTGGACTGGACACGCCGCGAAGTGCGCCTGTCCGTGCAGACGGACCAGGAAGAAGCGGTCGCCGCCGCTATTCCCTTCTTCTGA